In Brachypodium distachyon strain Bd21 chromosome 2, Brachypodium_distachyon_v3.0, whole genome shotgun sequence, one genomic interval encodes:
- the LOC100841737 gene encoding probable magnesium transporter NIPA9 has translation MWESVALTLAGAAGNSIGKVLQKKGTQILPPLSFKLKVIRGYALNRLWISGFLLDMCGAALMLTALSQAPVSVVQPIAGCGLAILCVFSHFYLKEVMNGLDWIAITLAGLGTIGVGVGGEEQKVEEIPLFNIPWLVLSVVILFVLLNTWLHIYKRQRREQELTGPEVIEEVIYGLESGILFGISSVISKMGFVMSEMGFPKIVVPAAISCSVACSAVGFVYQTRGLKHGRAIVVSTCTSVASIVSGVVAGMVALDEHLPTAPTSRFFLLLGWFFIITGVILLVTSTRLIARLPKPVQKFLKSNMERSHSIRRPGSARGKDPIQSTTIHASSLHILTSPGKEKA, from the exons ATGTGGGAGTCGGTGGCGCTCAcgctggccggcgccgccgggaaCAGCATAGGCAAGGTCCTCCAGAAGAAGGGCACCCAaatcctccctcctctctccttcAAGCTCAAG GTGATACGCGGTTACGCGCTCAACAGGCTCTGGATCAGCGGGTTCCTCTTGGACATGTGCGGCGCCGCCCTCATGCTCACCGCGCTGTCGCAGGCACCG GTCTCTGTCGTGCAACCAATTGCAGGCTGTGGCCTCGCAATACTCTGTGTCTTCTCCCACTTTTACCTCAAGGAGGTCATGAATGGCCTCGATTGGATTGCCATCACGTTGGCCGGTCTTGGCACCATAG GAGTTGGCGTTGGAGGGGAGGAGCAGAAAGTGGAAGAGATCCCCCTTTTCAATATACCTTGGCTGGTGCTATCTGTTGTCATCTTGTTT GTTCTGCTCAACACTTGGCTTCATATCTACAAAAGGCAAAGGCGTGAACAAGAGTTG ACTGGACCTGAAGTGATCGAGGAGGTCATATACGGCTTAGAATCAGGCATTTTGTTTGG GATTTCATCAGTGATCTCTAAGATGGGATTTGTGATGTCTGAAATGGGCTTTCCGAAGATTGTTGTGCCAGCTGCCATTTCTTGTAGTGTGGCATGCAGTGCCGTGGGATTTGTTTATCAG ACTCGAGGTCTTAAGCATGGGAGGGCAATTGTTGTGTCCACATGTACATCAGTAGCATCTATTGTGTCTGGTGTTGTAGCTGGTATGGTTGCACTCGATGAACATCTACCCACAGCTCCTACAAGCCGTTTTTTTCTCTTACTCGGATG gtTCTTCATTATTACGGGAGTGATACTTCTTGTTACTTCAACCCGATTGATTGCGCGCCTACCTAAGCCCGTGCAGAAGTTTTTGAAGAGCAATATGGAACGTTCACACAGCATCAGGAGGCCTGGCTCAGCCCGTGGGAAGGATCCCATCCAAAGCACAACAATCCATGCGTCGTCATTACATATACTAACCTCTCCAGGAAAAGAGAAGGCCTAG
- the LOC100840824 gene encoding casein kinase 1-like protein 2 — MEPRVGNKFRLGRKIGSGSFGEIYLGTNIQTNEEVAIKLENVKTKHPQLLYESKIYRILQGGTGIPNVRWFGVEGDYNVLVMDLLGPSLEDLFNFCSRKLSLKTVLMLADQMINRVEFVHSKSFLHRDIKPDNFLMGLGRRANQVYVIDFGLAKKYRDTSTHQHIPYRENKNLTGTARYASVNTHLGIEQSRRDDLESLGYVLMYFLRGSLPWQGLKAGTKKQKYEKISEKKCATSIEALCRGYPTEFTSYFHYCRSLRFDDKPDYSYLKRLFRDLFIREGFQFDYVFDWTILKYQQSQIASAPPRVGGHAAGPSGLTPPALLQNDSQSGAVDGRISGWSAMDRRRAPPPIASVGTLTKQKAPVGNDAPISKDPAISGSNFLGRSSGSSRRAAVSSSRDVVASDTYEPSRSRTTDASPGAFRRTSGPQRSPPVDSAEPKRSSSARHSSNTKNYESALKGIEGLNFEGDERV, encoded by the exons ATGGAGCCGCGGGTTGGGAACAAGTTCCGGCTCGGCCGCAAGATCGGGAGCGGCTCCTTCGGGGAGATCTATCTCG GGACTAATATCCAGACGAACGAGGAGGTCGCGATTAAGCTG GAAAATGTGAAGACAAAACATCCTCAGTTGCTATATGAATCAAAGATCTACAGGATTTTGCAAGGAGGAA CTGGAATCCCAAATGTCAGATGGTTTGGTGTAGAAGGAGACTACAACGTCTTGGTTATGGATTTGCTAGGGCCAAGCCTCGAGGATCTATTTAATTTTTGCAGCAGAAAGTTATCTCTTAAGACTGTACTTATGCTTGCTGATCAGATG ATAAACCGAGTGGAATTTGTCCATTCCAAGTCGTTTCTGCATCGAGACATTAAACCAGATAATTTTCTAATGGGTCTTGGTAGGCGAGCTAACCAG GTCTATGTTATTGACTTTGGTCTTGCCAAAAAGTACAGAGATACCTCAACACATCAACACATCCCATACAG GGAGAATAAAAACTTGACTGGGACAGCAAGATATGCAAGTGTGAACACTCATCTTGGCATCG AACAAAGCCGAAGAGATGACTTGGAATCTCTTGGATATGTACTTATGTACTTCTTACGAGGAAG CCTTCCTTGGCAAGGTCTGAAAGCAGGAACAAAGAAGCAAAAGTATGAGAAGATCAGTGAGAAAAAATGTGCGACATCGATTGAG GCTCTATGTCGTGGGTATCCTACTGAGTTCACATCGTATTTTCATTATTGCCGCTCGCTTCGGTTTGATGACAAGCCTGATTATTCCTACCTTAAGCGACTGTTCCGTGACCTATTTATCCGTGAAG GTTTTCAGTTTGACTATGTATTTGATTGGACGATACTTAAGTACCAGCAATCTCAAATTGCCAGTGCTCCACCTCGTGTTGGG GGCCATGCGGCGGGACCTTCTGGTTTGACACCACCTGCATTATTACAGAATGATAGCCAATCTG GTGCCGTTGATGGGAGGATTAGTGGTTGGTCAGCAATGGACCGACGCCGTGCCCCGCCCCCAATTGCAAGTGTGGGGACTTTGACTAAGCAGAAAGCCCCTGTAGGAAATGATGCTCCTATATCTAAAGATCCCGCT ATATCCGGTTCAAATTTTTTGGGACGGTCAAGTGGATCGTCAAGGAGGGCTGCTGTTTCCAGCAGTCGGGATGTTGTGGCAAGTGATACTTATGAGCCTTCACGATCACGCACAACTGATGCTAGCCCTGGGGCATTTCGTAGAACCTCAGGTCCTCAGAGAAGCCCACCAGTCGATTCTGCAGAACCCAAGCGTTCCTCTTCAGCTCGGCACTCATCTAACACGAAGAACTATGAATCTGCTCTCAAAGGTATTGAAGGTCTTAATTTTGAGGGTGATGAGAGGGTTTAG